The Sphingosinicella humi genome has a window encoding:
- a CDS encoding glycosyltransferase family 2 protein yields the protein MSPLISVIIPVFNAGPGLHKTLASARRQSYSRIEIIIVDDGSTDGSLDLARAAAREDDRIRVISQANGGVAVARNAGVLAAQGDFVAPLDADDIWHPEKLERQIRCFANAGDDVGLVYSWYRRIDEDDVVVAPSPSPVIEGWVLHRHLDWNFISNGSSPLIRTHIARECRYDRRLRDAGNQGCEDYLLQLQIARRHRFGCAPGFLVGYRRSNSSMSSSVARMIRSHIQMYQILMPDLDSDARRLACEKTAALFVDLARNRLRRGHVAEALGSLGEAWRHSGLATICQAFGQVPAALRQIRAAGRGAGGSGRAEVGRRFDELDPMECEGLWRPRRRLARLNGLKELDDARRRMDPHRV from the coding sequence ATGTCTCCATTGATCTCGGTGATCATCCCCGTTTTCAACGCTGGCCCCGGCCTTCACAAGACGTTGGCCTCGGCGCGCCGACAAAGTTACTCACGGATCGAGATCATCATCGTCGACGATGGATCGACCGACGGGAGCCTCGACCTCGCCCGTGCGGCCGCTCGCGAAGATGACCGGATTCGAGTGATCAGTCAGGCCAATGGCGGGGTTGCTGTCGCCCGGAACGCCGGCGTGCTGGCCGCACAGGGAGACTTCGTCGCGCCACTCGATGCCGACGACATCTGGCATCCGGAAAAGCTCGAGAGGCAGATCCGCTGTTTCGCGAATGCGGGCGACGATGTCGGCCTCGTCTACAGCTGGTATCGCCGAATTGACGAGGATGACGTCGTCGTTGCGCCTTCCCCTTCCCCGGTCATCGAAGGCTGGGTGCTGCACCGCCATCTGGACTGGAATTTCATCTCGAACGGGAGCAGCCCTCTCATTCGCACCCACATTGCGCGCGAGTGCCGCTACGATCGCCGTCTCCGCGACGCGGGCAATCAGGGCTGCGAGGATTATCTGCTGCAGCTGCAGATCGCTCGCCGTCATCGGTTTGGCTGCGCGCCAGGGTTCCTCGTCGGCTATCGACGAAGCAACAGCTCCATGTCGAGCAGCGTCGCCCGCATGATCCGATCGCATATCCAGATGTATCAAATCCTCATGCCTGATCTGGATAGTGACGCCCGCCGACTGGCGTGCGAGAAAACCGCTGCCCTGTTCGTGGATCTCGCCCGCAATCGGCTCCGACGCGGGCATGTGGCGGAGGCGCTCGGGTCGCTCGGCGAGGCCTGGCGTCATTCTGGTCTCGCAACGATCTGCCAGGCCTTCGGTCAAGTTCCGGCCGCCCTGCGCCAGATTCGGGCGGCAGGGCGCGGCGCCGGCGGGTCCGGCCGCGCCGAGGTGGGCCGGCGTTTCGACGAACTCGATCCCATGGAATGCGAAGGCTTGTGGCGCCCGAGGAGACGCCTGGCCCGATTGAACGGCCTGAAGGAGCTGGACGACGCGCGCCGCAGAATGGACCCGCACCGGGTGTGA
- a CDS encoding glycosyltransferase family 4 protein gives MKSIRVAYVAVNSPYRLSSWSGIPHFALKELSRRFSDLHVIDTPWLDARLDRLSAAIRIGIMPMREPLVTRLFERILNSRLAAIKPDILVSIGAAHKVSRISPNLPLIHVSDGMFSTVIGYYPRYLGLSSRSREIGRDVQADVVRRASAIAVASDWAAHCASEEYPCAASKIHVVPLGANLETPPAAAPPRTVGGPLKLLFVGYDWKRKGGDVVLSVFKRLRAHLKDAELHIVGCSPREARGVAGVVQHGQLRKDVPEQQRKLVQLFTQANFLFVPSRYETYGLVFCEASAFGLPSITVRTGGIPTIIKDGVNGLLFSPEASVETYVERILRCWRDADGYDRLQRAARSEYETRLNWRSWGASIQGLIDQAVEAPPSAGERVKP, from the coding sequence GTGAAGTCGATCCGAGTAGCATATGTCGCCGTCAATTCGCCTTATAGGCTGTCGTCTTGGAGCGGCATACCTCACTTCGCGCTGAAGGAGTTGAGTCGGCGCTTCAGTGACTTGCACGTCATAGACACGCCCTGGCTGGATGCTCGACTGGACCGCCTCTCGGCGGCGATCCGGATCGGAATCATGCCGATGCGCGAACCGCTTGTCACGCGACTGTTTGAACGGATCCTCAACTCCAGGCTTGCCGCCATCAAGCCCGACATCCTCGTGTCGATCGGGGCGGCACACAAGGTCTCCAGGATCAGCCCGAACTTGCCCCTGATTCACGTCTCCGACGGCATGTTCTCCACCGTTATCGGCTATTATCCGAGATATTTGGGGCTGAGTTCCAGGAGCCGCGAGATCGGCCGGGATGTGCAGGCGGATGTCGTCCGGAGGGCTTCGGCGATTGCCGTTGCGTCGGACTGGGCGGCGCATTGCGCGAGCGAAGAATACCCATGTGCGGCCTCGAAGATTCACGTCGTGCCGCTCGGTGCCAACCTGGAGACGCCGCCTGCCGCCGCGCCTCCTCGCACGGTCGGCGGCCCCTTAAAGCTGCTGTTTGTCGGGTACGACTGGAAGCGCAAGGGCGGAGACGTCGTCTTGTCGGTGTTCAAACGGCTACGCGCCCATCTGAAAGACGCGGAGTTGCATATTGTCGGATGCAGTCCGCGGGAGGCTCGCGGAGTCGCCGGGGTTGTGCAGCATGGTCAGTTGCGAAAGGATGTGCCGGAGCAGCAGCGAAAGCTTGTGCAGCTGTTCACCCAGGCGAACTTTCTCTTCGTCCCGAGCCGATACGAGACATACGGTCTCGTATTCTGTGAAGCCTCTGCCTTCGGCCTGCCTTCCATCACCGTCAGGACGGGGGGGATTCCGACCATAATAAAGGACGGGGTGAACGGGCTGCTGTTTTCACCCGAGGCGTCGGTCGAGACCTACGTGGAGCGCATCCTTCGATGCTGGCGTGATGCGGACGGCTATGATCGACTCCAACGTGCCGCCCGCTCGGAATATGAAACCCGGCTCAACTGGAGGTCGTGGGGCGCATCGATCCAGGGTCTCATCGATCAAGCCGTCGAGGCCCCCCCCAGCGCCGGCGAGCGCGTCAAACCGTAG
- a CDS encoding NAD-dependent epimerase/dehydratase family protein: protein MRELWGSPSEGKHVGKRILMAGGAGFLGSHLVDRLLRRNELELLVVVDDFWTGTRENLKHIDDRRMHVVDCSVQEFATHETFDEIIHFASPASPPWYMSDPARTIKANVGGALNLINLIRKGGRISFASTSEVYGDPMITPQPESYRGVVDCTGPRSSYDESKRCTESLLFEMRRTRDLDVRIVRLFNVYGPRTRIDDGRAVSNFIGQALSDGILTVYGDGRQTRSWGYVDDIIDALERYFWLDETSYCGPLNIGNDREIAVIDVAHFIASLVPGSQIKFLPPVPQDPTNRRPDLTLARQVLPGWAAKVEYEEGVRRTFDWFKSKMTLMERIPEPPPPLLLQE, encoded by the coding sequence GTGCGCGAGCTGTGGGGCTCCCCTTCGGAAGGCAAGCATGTGGGCAAGCGCATTTTGATGGCCGGCGGCGCCGGATTTCTAGGCTCTCACCTGGTTGACAGGTTGCTGAGGCGAAACGAACTTGAACTCCTCGTCGTCGTCGACGACTTCTGGACCGGCACTCGCGAAAATCTGAAGCACATCGACGACAGGCGCATGCACGTCGTGGACTGTTCGGTGCAGGAATTCGCAACCCACGAAACGTTCGACGAAATCATCCACTTCGCATCGCCGGCATCCCCGCCATGGTATATGAGCGATCCCGCCCGGACCATAAAGGCGAACGTCGGGGGCGCGCTCAACCTGATCAACCTGATCAGAAAGGGGGGGCGCATCAGCTTTGCTTCCACGTCGGAAGTCTATGGCGACCCGATGATCACGCCGCAGCCGGAAAGCTATCGCGGCGTCGTCGACTGCACCGGGCCGCGCTCATCCTACGACGAGAGCAAGAGATGCACCGAATCCCTGTTGTTCGAGATGCGCAGGACGAGAGATTTGGACGTGCGCATCGTGCGACTGTTCAACGTCTACGGCCCGCGCACGAGAATCGACGACGGGCGCGCCGTCTCCAACTTCATCGGCCAGGCGCTCAGCGACGGAATACTGACCGTCTATGGCGACGGACGGCAAACCCGAAGTTGGGGCTATGTCGACGACATCATCGATGCGCTGGAGCGATATTTCTGGCTCGATGAGACGTCCTACTGCGGGCCGCTGAATATCGGCAATGACCGTGAGATCGCGGTCATCGACGTCGCCCACTTCATCGCTTCCCTGGTGCCGGGGAGCCAGATCAAGTTTCTCCCACCTGTGCCTCAGGACCCGACCAATCGACGTCCGGACCTCACGCTCGCCCGCCAGGTCCTGCCCGGCTGGGCCGCCAAGGTCGAATATGAGGAGGGCGTCCGGCGGACCTTCGATTGGTTCAAATCGAAGATGACGTTGATGGAGCGCATCCCGGAGCCGCCGCCTCCGCTGCTCCTGCAGGAGTGA